One Nostoc sp. CENA543 genomic window, GATTTGGTGGGGTCTTGCTGTAGCTCTACCAGTAGCAGTTGCAGCCGGCTTATTAGCTACAGCCAAAATGGAGCAAATAGGCAAATTCAACCCATCTGTACCCATCAAACCAGTTGCTAGTAGTGTTAGTGCTTTAGGACGTTTAGAACCACAAGGAGAAGTGATTAGACTTTCTGCGCCAGTAGGAGGATTACAATCAGCTTCACGAGTTAAACAGCTCTTTGTCAAAGAGGGAGAACGTGTCAGAAAAGGTCAAGTGATCGCTATTTTAGATAATCATGATACCCAGCTAGCGGCTGTGGAAGAAGCAAAAGCCAAACTCTTAGAAAGCCGCGCTAATTTGGCACAGGTAAGAGTTGGTTCACCTAGAGATATTCAAGCGCAAACAGCAGTAATTGCGCGTTTGCAGGCTCAGTTACGCGGCGAAAGCGAAGCCCAACAAGCTACAGTTACGCGCATAGCTGCTCAATTAAGTGCGGAAAAAATTGCTCAACAAGCCACAGTTAACCGCTTAGAAGCTGAACTTAGGGGACAACAAGACAGTTTAAGAGCCACTCTCAACCGTATCCGCGCCGAGCAACGTAATGCTCAGGTGGATGCTGGACGCTATGAGTTTTTATACAGACAAGGGGCTATTTCCCAGCAAGAACGAGATAATAGGCGATTGAGCGCGATTACAGCAAATCAGCAGGTAATCGAAACCCAAGCAAGCCTACGTCAAGCAGTAGCGACTATCCGCCAGCAAGTAGCAGAAGCCAGAGCCAACCAAGTCAAAACTCTATCTACTTTGCAACAGCAGCTAATAGAAGCTAAAGTTACTCGCGACAAAACCATCGCCACGCTGCAAAGA contains:
- a CDS encoding HlyD family efflux transporter periplasmic adaptor subunit: MSRVTEQQSSREQPLELEQPKIWWGLAVALPVAVAAGLLATAKMEQIGKFNPSVPIKPVASSVSALGRLEPQGEVIRLSAPVGGLQSASRVKQLFVKEGERVRKGQVIAILDNHDTQLAAVEEAKAKLLESRANLAQVRVGSPRDIQAQTAVIARLQAQLRGESEAQQATVTRIAAQLSAEKIAQQATVNRLEAELRGQQDSLRATLNRIRAEQRNAQVDAGRYEFLYRQGAISQQERDNRRLSAITANQQVIETQASLRQAVATIRQQVAEARANQVKTLSTLQQQLIEAKVTRDKTIATLQRQIDEEKARLKRLVEVSPTDVQMAQAQVSNAIANLRKAEAELKLSYVQAPTSGEILKVHTKSGEAISSEGIAEMGDTEQMTVVAEVPEDSIGRVRVGQNVTVSSDNGAFSGEIRGTVTEIGRRIGKKDVLNNDPAADVDARVVEVKITLSPEDSQKVSGLTNAKVLVEINN